In a genomic window of Chrysemys picta bellii isolate R12L10 chromosome 1, ASM1138683v2, whole genome shotgun sequence:
- the LOC135975929 gene encoding uncharacterized protein LOC135975929 — MESQDRKRAPAWTEREVRDLLAIWGDEAVIAELRSSKRNGKVLEKISKAMKDRGHNRDTQQCRVKIKELRQAYHKAREANGRSGAEPQTCHYYAELHAILGGAATTTPTVCYDSLTGETHREDGSGNEEDEDGGTVGSSQQQGSGETGFPNSQDLFVTLDLEPVTPELTQDPQGTQETSAANVSPSQRLVNIRKRKRRTRDDMFTEMQMSSHADRAQQNAWRQSMLEMRKAQYEREERWRDESRDEQSKWRAEEDRWRQLADRRQEAMLRLLEHQTDMLEHMVELQERQQEQRSPLQPLCNQQPSSPSSIASSPRRPRTRWGGLRPPSHSTPDDRPSIRRLAFNKS; from the exons atggagtcccaggatcgcaaaagagctccagcatggaccgaacgggaggtacgagatctgctcgccatatggggagatgaagcagtgatagctgaactccgtagcagtaaaagaaatggaaaagtattagaaaagatctccaaggccatgaaggaccgaggccataacagggacacacagcagtgccgtgtgaaaattaaggagctacggcaagcttaccacaaagccagagaagcaaacggaaggtccggggcagagccgcaaacttgccactactacgcggagctgcatgcgatcctagggggtgcagccaccactaccccaaccgtgtgctatgactctctcactggagaaacacacagggaagacggttcggggaacgaggaagatgaggatggaggtactgtaggtagctcacagcagcaaggaagcggagaaaccggtttccccaacagccaggatttgtttgtgaccctggacctggaaccagtaacccccgaactcacccaagaccctcagggcacacaggagacctctg ctgcaaatgtttctccttcgcagaggctcgtgaacattagaaagagaaaacgtaggacgagggacgatatgttcacggagatgcagatgtcctcccacgctgatagagcacagcagaatgcgtggaggcagtcaatgttggagatgagaaaagcccaatatgaacgagaggagaggtggcgggatgaatcgcgggatgaacagagcaagtggcgggctgaagaggataggtggcgtcagcttgcagacagacggcaagaggcaatgctccgtctgctggagcatcaaactgatatgctcgagcatatggttgagttgcaggaaaggcagcaggagcagagatcgccgctacagcccctgtgtaaccaacagccctcctccccaagttccatagcctcctcaccaagacgcccaagaacacggtgggggggcctccgtccacccagtcactccaccccagatgatcgcccaagcatcagaaggctggccttcaataagagttaa